A part of Streptomyces sp. NBC_01210 genomic DNA contains:
- a CDS encoding SDR family NAD(P)-dependent oxidoreductase, giving the protein MSAQHDFLDRHFGLRDRTALITGGSSGIGRAIAEALASAGARVVVLARREAPLRTAVEELRAAGHQADWVTADLGDRDALRAAAERAVGVVGEPDILVTAAGVNHRPPLDDLTEAQWDTTMSVNLDAPFLLGQRFGPSMAGRGWGRIIHLASQQSVRAFGASGAYGVSKAAVSALARSQAQAWSRHGVCVNALAPGFIRTPLTRAVFDDPVRTEAMAARTMAGRNGEAADLTGAAVFLASDAARYMTGQTLFVDGGFSVT; this is encoded by the coding sequence ATGAGCGCTCAGCATGACTTCCTCGACCGCCACTTCGGCCTGCGAGACCGTACGGCGCTGATCACCGGCGGCAGTTCCGGCATCGGCCGCGCCATCGCGGAGGCACTCGCATCGGCGGGCGCGCGGGTGGTGGTCCTGGCGCGACGCGAGGCTCCGCTGCGTACGGCCGTCGAGGAACTCCGCGCGGCGGGCCACCAGGCCGACTGGGTGACCGCCGACCTCGGCGACCGGGACGCCCTGCGGGCCGCGGCCGAGCGGGCGGTCGGTGTCGTCGGCGAGCCGGACATCCTGGTCACGGCAGCCGGCGTCAACCACCGTCCGCCGCTGGACGATCTGACCGAGGCGCAGTGGGACACGACGATGTCCGTGAACCTTGACGCGCCGTTCCTGCTCGGGCAACGCTTCGGCCCGTCGATGGCGGGCCGCGGCTGGGGCCGGATCATCCACCTCGCCTCGCAGCAGTCGGTTCGGGCCTTCGGCGCCAGTGGCGCGTACGGGGTGTCGAAGGCAGCGGTCTCCGCGCTGGCCCGGTCCCAGGCGCAGGCGTGGTCGCGGCACGGCGTCTGCGTCAATGCCCTCGCGCCCGGCTTCATCCGTACGCCACTGACCCGTGCGGTGTTCGACGATCCGGTCCGTACGGAGGCGATGGCGGCGCGCACGATGGCGGGCCGCAACGGCGAGGCGGCTGATCTGACGGGCGCGGCGGTCTTCCTGGCGAGCGACGCCGCACGCTATATGACGGGCCAGACCTTGTTCGTGGACGGCGGCTTCTCCGTCACCTAG
- a CDS encoding protein-tyrosine phosphatase family protein, which produces MKARRPDHHVPDPRSPWDEITTGLWMGGHVWEDDRNRRLNAVVEREFDLVISLFTRVGHGPPDGVEHHVAPIPDDWLTSEQIDRVRGLAVLAADAVRAGRTVLVRCYSGYNRSGLVVAQTLIELGHDGAGAIDLIRRRRSSYALHNLAFERYLMTGLDIASLLTGLESPP; this is translated from the coding sequence GTGAAGGCACGTCGCCCGGACCACCACGTTCCGGATCCCCGATCGCCCTGGGACGAGATCACGACCGGCCTCTGGATGGGTGGCCATGTCTGGGAGGACGACCGGAACCGGCGCCTCAATGCTGTTGTGGAACGCGAATTCGACCTGGTGATCAGCCTGTTCACCCGCGTCGGCCACGGTCCGCCGGACGGGGTCGAACACCATGTCGCCCCGATTCCGGACGACTGGCTGACCTCCGAGCAGATCGACCGGGTCCGCGGGCTGGCAGTGCTGGCCGCCGATGCGGTACGCGCCGGGCGCACCGTGCTCGTGCGCTGCTACTCCGGCTACAACAGATCGGGCCTGGTGGTGGCCCAGACGCTGATCGAGCTCGGCCACGACGGCGCGGGGGCGATCGACCTGATCCGGCGCCGACGCTCCTCGTACGCCCTGCACAACCTCGCCTTCGAGCGATACCTCATGACCGGGCTGGACATCGCCTCACTGCTGACCGGCCTGGAGTCGCCGCCCTGA
- a CDS encoding alpha/beta hydrolase, with product MRIPRCTAGRRRCAAATAAAVICSTVFTGPDLAAAGGAPAPSVPAPKLDWRPCVQGSQFDCATAKVPLDYRDPGRRTIELAVVKRKATGPGRRIGTLFFNPGGPGGPGTVQMPQNYESFPREVRERFDIVSWDPRGIGSSTAVNCFDSRKEADAWNASKPAGFPVGEQQRKTWIAAYKDLARRCQQRDPELLRHVSTADTARDLDQLRRAVGDPQLTYLGISYGTFLGATYANFFPGKVRAMVLDSNIDPQAWTHASDDDPRLTTFLRMGADRGAAAVLDKFLALCGSTTTARCAFAAGSPKATRDKFDQLMRRLRGHPLGAWTYGRTVGDVVNSLYLVHPGWTGLAGRLQNLWQGRVPEPSPPPPAPLVPNPNPYLGDEQAGAVFCSDSPNPRDPAAYHAMEEASATRAGDAGRFWSWAAEGCAAWPDTGANSYRGPWNKPTARPVLLVGTTYDPATPFSGALAMARELANARLLTHNGYGHTALLNPSSCVRNYESRYVIDGTLPPVGTTCLQDTPPFSAPKPSGGVATGGGAMAGTVS from the coding sequence ATGCGCATACCCAGATGCACAGCGGGCCGCCGGCGTTGTGCCGCGGCCACCGCCGCAGCGGTGATCTGCTCGACGGTATTCACCGGGCCGGACCTCGCCGCGGCCGGCGGCGCGCCGGCACCTTCGGTGCCCGCCCCGAAGCTGGACTGGAGACCCTGCGTCCAGGGCAGTCAGTTCGACTGCGCGACCGCGAAGGTGCCGCTGGACTACCGCGACCCCGGTCGTCGCACCATCGAGCTGGCAGTCGTCAAACGCAAGGCAACCGGCCCCGGACGGCGCATCGGCACTCTGTTCTTCAACCCCGGCGGACCCGGCGGGCCCGGAACGGTGCAGATGCCACAGAATTACGAGTCCTTCCCGCGCGAGGTGCGGGAGCGGTTCGACATCGTCAGCTGGGACCCCCGCGGGATCGGCAGCAGCACCGCGGTGAACTGCTTCGACAGTCGCAAGGAAGCCGACGCGTGGAATGCGAGCAAACCAGCCGGCTTCCCGGTGGGCGAACAGCAGCGGAAGACGTGGATCGCCGCGTACAAGGATCTGGCCCGGCGCTGTCAGCAGCGTGACCCCGAGCTCCTGCGCCATGTGTCGACCGCCGACACCGCTCGCGACCTCGACCAGCTCCGCCGGGCGGTGGGCGACCCACAACTCACCTACCTCGGGATCTCCTACGGCACGTTCCTGGGCGCCACCTACGCCAACTTCTTCCCCGGCAAGGTCCGCGCCATGGTTCTTGACAGCAACATCGACCCGCAGGCCTGGACCCACGCCTCCGACGACGACCCCCGGCTCACGACATTCCTGCGCATGGGTGCGGACCGCGGCGCGGCAGCAGTCCTGGACAAGTTCCTCGCCCTCTGCGGGTCCACCACCACCGCCCGCTGCGCCTTCGCCGCCGGCAGCCCCAAAGCGACCCGGGACAAGTTCGACCAGCTGATGCGGCGGCTAAGAGGGCATCCCCTGGGCGCATGGACCTATGGCCGTACGGTCGGTGACGTCGTGAACAGCCTCTACCTTGTCCACCCCGGATGGACGGGCCTCGCCGGCAGGCTGCAGAACCTGTGGCAGGGCCGCGTTCCGGAGCCGTCCCCTCCTCCACCCGCGCCACTGGTCCCGAATCCGAATCCGTACCTGGGCGATGAACAGGCCGGTGCGGTGTTCTGCAGCGACAGCCCCAATCCGCGTGACCCCGCTGCCTACCACGCCATGGAGGAGGCCAGCGCGACCCGTGCGGGCGACGCCGGACGCTTCTGGAGCTGGGCCGCCGAGGGGTGTGCCGCCTGGCCGGACACAGGGGCCAACAGCTATCGCGGCCCGTGGAACAAGCCGACGGCGCGCCCCGTCCTGCTGGTCGGCACGACCTACGACCCCGCCACTCCCTTCTCGGGCGCCCTGGCCATGGCCAGGGAACTGGCCAACGCCCGCCTGCTCACCCACAACGGCTACGGGCACACCGCGCTGCTCAACCCCAGCAGCTGTGTCAGGAATTACGAGAGCCGCTACGTCATCGATGGCACCCTCCCCCCGGTCGGAACAACGTGCCTGCAGGACACGCCTCCCTTCTCCGCACCCAAGCCGAGCGGTGGCGTCGCCACCGGGGGCGGAGCGATGGCCGGCACCGTCTCCTGA
- a CDS encoding pyruvate dehydrogenase, translating into MAKQNVAEQFVDILVRAGVQRLYGVVGDSLNPVVDAIRRNSAIDWIQVRHEEVAAFAAGAEAQITGKLAACAGSCGPGNLHLINGLYDAHRSMAPVLALASHIPSGEIGLGYFQETHPDQLFRECSHYCEMISNPQQMPRLVQTAIQHAIGRSGVSVVSLPGDIASHAAPEKSIEHALVTSLPTVRPGDTEIDKLVQMIDEAKRVTLFCGSGTAGAHAEVMQFAERIKSPVGHALRGKEWIQYDNPYDVGMSGLLGYGAAYEATHECDLLILLGTDFPYNAFLPDDVKIAQVDVRPEHLGRRSKLDLAVWGDVRETLRCITPRVRAKSDRRFLDRMLKKHADALEGVIKAYTRKVEKHTPIHPEYVASVLDELADQDAVFTVDTGMCNVWAARYISPNGRRRIIGSFSHGSMANALPQAIGAQFIDRNRQVVSMSGDGGFAMLMGDFLTLVQYDLPVKIVLFNNSSLSMVELEMLVAGLPSYGTTNRNPDFAAIARAAGAYGVRVEKPKQLASALKDAFRHKGPALVDVVTDPNALSIPPKISAEMVTGFALSASKIVLDGGVGRMVQMARSNLRNVPRP; encoded by the coding sequence ATGGCCAAGCAGAACGTGGCGGAGCAGTTCGTCGACATCCTCGTCCGCGCCGGTGTCCAGCGGCTGTACGGAGTCGTCGGCGACAGTCTCAACCCCGTCGTCGACGCCATTCGCCGCAACTCCGCCATCGACTGGATCCAGGTCAGGCACGAGGAGGTCGCCGCCTTCGCGGCCGGCGCCGAGGCACAGATCACCGGGAAGCTCGCCGCCTGCGCCGGCTCCTGCGGCCCCGGCAACCTCCACCTTATCAACGGTCTGTACGACGCCCACCGCTCCATGGCGCCCGTACTCGCCCTCGCCTCGCACATCCCTTCCGGCGAGATCGGCCTCGGCTACTTCCAGGAGACCCACCCCGACCAGCTGTTCCGCGAGTGCAGCCACTACTGCGAGATGATCTCCAACCCGCAGCAGATGCCTCGCCTCGTGCAGACCGCGATCCAGCACGCGATCGGCCGGAGCGGTGTCAGCGTCGTCTCGCTTCCCGGCGACATCGCATCGCACGCCGCCCCGGAGAAGTCGATCGAGCACGCACTGGTCACCTCACTCCCCACCGTACGACCGGGGGACACCGAGATCGACAAACTGGTGCAGATGATCGACGAGGCGAAGCGGGTCACGCTCTTCTGCGGCAGCGGTACGGCGGGTGCGCACGCCGAGGTCATGCAGTTTGCGGAGCGCATCAAGTCCCCGGTCGGGCACGCGCTGCGCGGCAAGGAGTGGATTCAGTACGACAACCCGTACGACGTGGGCATGAGCGGACTGCTCGGCTACGGCGCCGCCTACGAGGCCACCCACGAGTGCGATCTGCTGATCCTGCTCGGCACGGACTTCCCGTACAACGCCTTCCTCCCCGACGACGTCAAGATCGCCCAGGTCGATGTCAGGCCCGAACACCTCGGCCGCCGCTCCAAGCTCGACCTGGCCGTCTGGGGCGATGTGCGCGAGACACTGCGCTGTATTACGCCGCGCGTGCGCGCCAAGTCGGACCGCAGGTTCCTCGACAGGATGCTGAAGAAGCACGCCGACGCGCTCGAGGGCGTGATCAAGGCGTACACCCGCAAGGTGGAGAAGCACACCCCGATCCATCCCGAGTACGTCGCCTCCGTGCTGGACGAACTCGCCGACCAGGACGCGGTGTTCACCGTGGACACGGGCATGTGCAATGTGTGGGCGGCCCGCTATATCTCGCCCAACGGCCGCCGCAGGATCATCGGTTCGTTCAGCCATGGCTCGATGGCGAACGCCCTGCCGCAGGCGATCGGCGCACAGTTCATCGACCGGAACCGCCAGGTCGTCTCGATGTCGGGGGACGGCGGTTTCGCCATGCTGATGGGCGACTTCCTCACCCTCGTCCAGTACGACCTGCCGGTGAAGATCGTCCTGTTCAACAACTCCTCTCTGAGCATGGTGGAGCTGGAGATGCTGGTGGCGGGACTTCCCTCGTACGGAACCACCAATCGCAACCCCGACTTCGCTGCGATCGCGCGGGCGGCGGGGGCGTACGGCGTACGGGTGGAGAAGCCGAAGCAGCTCGCGAGCGCGCTGAAGGACGCTTTCCGGCACAAGGGCCCGGCACTCGTGGATGTGGTCACCGACCCGAACGCGCTCTCCATCCCGCCGAAGATCAGCGCCGAGATGGTGACGGGCTTCGCGCTCTCCGCCAGCAAGATCGTGCTGGACGGTGGCGTGGGCCGTATGGTCCAGATGGCGCGCTCGAATCTGCGGAACGTGCCGAGGCCCTGA
- a CDS encoding GntR family transcriptional regulator has translation MEQARARDAATPQPYASTHVPEQAGGGQPARPLIPEQADIPEQVDIPEQARGEHTHSEPPAPRTVQRHSVRGQILEALRTALVDGELIPGEVYSAPVLGERFGVSATPVREAMQQLAIEGAVEVVPNRGFRVTVRTARELAELAEVRAMLEVPVMLRLARTVPATRWAALRPLADATAAAAATGDRAAYAETDRAFHRAVLTLSGNQQLVMVADDLHRRSQWPLTSAPVTRRADLVADAAEHMALLEALVAQDLAVVQSLVREHFTGADG, from the coding sequence GTGGAGCAGGCCCGAGCGCGCGATGCCGCGACGCCGCAGCCGTACGCGTCCACGCACGTCCCCGAACAGGCAGGTGGCGGGCAGCCCGCGCGTCCCCTCATCCCGGAGCAGGCCGACATCCCGGAACAGGTCGACATCCCGGAACAGGCCCGGGGCGAGCACACCCACAGCGAGCCGCCCGCGCCCCGCACGGTTCAGCGCCATTCGGTCCGCGGCCAGATCCTCGAAGCCCTGCGCACCGCCCTCGTCGACGGCGAGCTGATCCCGGGCGAGGTCTACTCGGCCCCGGTCCTCGGCGAGCGCTTCGGCGTCTCGGCGACCCCGGTACGCGAGGCGATGCAGCAGCTGGCGATCGAGGGCGCGGTCGAGGTGGTCCCCAACCGCGGCTTCCGCGTCACGGTACGCACCGCCCGCGAGCTGGCCGAGCTCGCCGAGGTCCGCGCCATGCTCGAGGTCCCGGTCATGCTCCGCCTGGCCCGCACGGTCCCCGCCACCCGCTGGGCGGCGCTGCGCCCGCTGGCCGACGCGACGGCAGCGGCGGCGGCGACGGGCGACCGCGCGGCGTACGCGGAGACGGACCGCGCCTTCCACCGCGCGGTACTCACCCTGTCCGGAAACCAGCAACTGGTGATGGTGGCGGACGACCTCCATCGCCGCTCCCAGTGGCCGCTGACGAGCGCACCGGTCACCCGCAGGGCTGACCTGGTGGCGGACGCGGCGGAACACATGGCGCTGCTGGAGGCCCTGGTGGCGCAGGACCTGGCGGTGGTGCAGTCGCTGGTGCGGGAGCACTTCACCGGCGCGGACGGCTGA
- a CDS encoding DUF2637 domain-containing protein, with translation MRLTDISLDWLLPGGVMLLGVLVAVTVLARGKRTGDKASPEDSWERSEERRRRKEAVYGTASYVLLFCCAAVAAALSFHGLVGFGQQNLNLSGGWEYLVPFGLDGAAMFCSVLAVREASHGDAALGSRMLVWLFAGAAAWFNWVHAPRGFGHDGAPQFFSGMSLSAAVLFDRALKQTRRAALREQGLVPRPLPQIRVVRWLRAPRETFGAWSLMLLEGVRTLDQAVDEVREDRREKEQDRLRRRGREKLERAQIRALSRQHRAWGRGRTHRMPELSSELPALGSATGSTQAGSGTAGSAAESALPEPGQLPLRPRPSLQAVKLTDGSEPRTVDLTAEDDTQTLPRLDSLEQKLTDLERQFG, from the coding sequence ATGAGACTGACCGACATATCGCTGGACTGGCTGCTTCCTGGCGGCGTGATGCTCCTGGGAGTCCTGGTCGCGGTGACGGTGCTCGCGCGCGGCAAGCGCACCGGCGACAAGGCCTCGCCCGAGGACTCCTGGGAGCGCAGCGAGGAGCGCCGAAGGCGCAAGGAGGCGGTCTATGGCACGGCCTCCTATGTGCTCCTGTTCTGCTGTGCCGCGGTCGCCGCCGCACTCTCCTTCCACGGCCTCGTCGGCTTCGGCCAGCAGAATCTCAACCTCAGCGGGGGCTGGGAGTATCTGGTCCCCTTCGGGCTCGACGGCGCGGCGATGTTCTGCTCGGTGCTCGCGGTGCGCGAGGCCAGCCACGGCGACGCGGCGCTCGGCTCGCGGATGCTGGTGTGGCTGTTCGCGGGCGCGGCAGCGTGGTTCAACTGGGTACACGCACCACGGGGGTTCGGCCATGACGGCGCCCCTCAGTTCTTCTCCGGGATGTCGCTGTCGGCCGCGGTCCTGTTCGACCGGGCGCTCAAGCAGACTCGCCGGGCGGCGCTGCGTGAGCAGGGCCTGGTGCCCCGGCCGCTGCCGCAGATCCGCGTCGTGCGCTGGCTGCGCGCTCCCCGGGAGACCTTCGGCGCCTGGTCGCTGATGCTTCTGGAGGGCGTACGCACCCTGGACCAGGCGGTCGACGAGGTCCGCGAGGACCGCCGGGAGAAGGAGCAGGACCGACTCCGCCGGCGGGGCCGGGAGAAGCTGGAGCGGGCGCAGATCAGGGCGCTCAGCCGACAGCACCGTGCCTGGGGGCGCGGACGCACCCACCGCATGCCCGAGCTGTCTTCGGAGCTTCCCGCTCTGGGCTCCGCGACTGGTTCGACGCAGGCCGGCTCCGGCACTGCCGGGTCCGCCGCGGAGTCGGCCCTGCCGGAGCCGGGACAACTGCCGCTTCGCCCCCGGCCCTCCCTCCAGGCCGTGAAGTTGACCGATGGCTCCGAGCCACGCACTGTCGACCTCACCGCCGAGGACGACACCCAGACGCTGCCGCGGCTGGACTCTCTGGAGCAGAAGCTCACTGATCTGGAGCGGCAGTTCGGTTGA
- a CDS encoding PucR family transcriptional regulator has protein sequence MRLRALLETDALGLRLLGGEDELDRGVRGVMTTDLRDPSRYLSGGELVLTGLAWRRTAADSEPFVRILAGAGVAGLAAGEAELGNIPGDLIEACSRHRLPLFAVNESVAFATITEHVVRQVSGERAGDLAAVVDRHRRLMTSGPAGGGPEVVLDLLGSDLDLRAWVLSPTGRQIAGAGDPLPGDVSATLAGEHLAASRTGRRGPHRATVRGLTYSLFPIRNTGRGATPASRDVRETVLSDWLLAVEADASDWPAARLDLLQGVTQLIAVERDRREAARTVRRRLAQEVLELVQTGAAPAEIAARLRVAAPVLLPGLGTAPHWQVVVARVDWGDATAAGAGASAASATAIEAGPVAQSLLEEILVDPAAAGPDSADRIAVAHTGDEAIALVPLPATALAPDAPDADSFEAGLHADALLLSVRDPLSAGLADDGRLTLGVSAAVSSAEGLRGALEEARHARRVAAARPGRVCAAGHHELASHVLLLPFVPDDVRRAFTARLLDPLRDYDRRHRAELIPTLEAFLDCDGSWTRCATRLHLHVNTLRYRVGRIEQLTSRDLSRLEDKLDFFLALRMS, from the coding sequence ATGCGGCTGCGCGCACTGCTGGAAACCGACGCGCTGGGGCTGCGGCTGCTCGGCGGCGAGGACGAACTGGACCGCGGTGTACGCGGTGTGATGACCACCGACCTGCGGGATCCGAGCCGCTATCTCTCGGGCGGCGAACTGGTGCTGACGGGCCTCGCCTGGCGGCGCACGGCCGCGGACTCCGAGCCGTTCGTCCGGATCCTGGCGGGCGCCGGGGTGGCCGGTCTGGCGGCCGGCGAGGCGGAGCTGGGCAACATCCCGGGTGATCTCATCGAGGCGTGTTCGCGCCATCGGCTGCCACTCTTTGCAGTCAATGAATCCGTTGCATTCGCGACGATCACTGAGCATGTGGTGCGCCAGGTCTCCGGCGAGCGGGCCGGGGACCTCGCCGCAGTCGTGGACAGGCACAGGCGGCTGATGACCTCCGGCCCGGCGGGCGGCGGACCCGAGGTGGTCCTGGACCTCCTCGGCTCCGACCTGGACCTTCGAGCCTGGGTGCTCTCCCCCACCGGTCGCCAGATCGCGGGCGCGGGCGACCCGCTGCCCGGCGACGTGAGCGCCACGCTCGCCGGTGAGCACCTGGCGGCCTCCCGCACCGGCCGACGGGGGCCGCATCGGGCGACGGTCCGCGGCCTGACGTACTCCCTCTTCCCGATCCGTAACACGGGCCGCGGCGCCACCCCCGCCTCCAGGGACGTCCGCGAGACGGTCCTGTCGGACTGGCTGCTGGCAGTGGAGGCGGACGCGAGCGACTGGCCGGCCGCGCGGCTGGATCTGCTGCAGGGCGTGACCCAGCTGATCGCCGTCGAGCGCGACCGGCGTGAGGCGGCCCGTACGGTACGCCGACGGCTCGCCCAGGAGGTCCTGGAACTGGTCCAGACGGGCGCGGCACCGGCCGAGATCGCGGCACGTCTGCGGGTGGCCGCGCCGGTGCTGCTGCCGGGGCTCGGGACGGCGCCGCACTGGCAGGTGGTGGTGGCGCGGGTAGACTGGGGGGACGCGACGGCGGCGGGTGCGGGTGCTTCCGCTGCTTCGGCTACGGCCATCGAGGCCGGCCCGGTCGCCCAGTCGCTGCTGGAGGAGATCCTGGTCGACCCGGCGGCGGCCGGGCCGGACTCCGCGGACCGGATCGCGGTCGCCCACACCGGCGACGAGGCGATCGCGCTGGTCCCGCTGCCCGCGACGGCCCTCGCCCCGGACGCCCCCGACGCCGACTCCTTCGAGGCCGGGCTGCACGCCGACGCGCTGCTGCTGTCCGTACGCGACCCGCTCTCGGCGGGTCTCGCCGACGACGGCCGGCTCACTCTGGGCGTCAGTGCGGCAGTGAGCTCGGCAGAGGGTCTGCGGGGCGCGCTGGAGGAGGCACGACACGCCCGCCGGGTGGCGGCGGCGCGCCCGGGCAGGGTCTGCGCGGCGGGTCACCACGAGCTGGCCTCGCACGTACTGCTGCTGCCGTTCGTCCCGGACGATGTGCGCCGCGCGTTCACGGCCAGGCTGCTGGACCCGCTCCGCGACTACGACCGGCGCCACCGCGCGGAGCTGATCCCGACGCTGGAGGCGTTCCTGGACTGCGACGGGTCGTGGACGCGATGCGCGACGCGGCTGCATCTGCATGTGAACACACTGCGCTACAGGGTGGGCAGAATCGAGCAACTGACGAGCCGTGACCTGTCGCGTCTGGAGGACAAGCTGGACTTCTTCCTGGCGCTGAGGATGAGCTGA
- a CDS encoding ATP-binding protein, with amino-acid sequence MTGRQGGADPAASGHGREPGAEGEPESRLHRRLGCADLTSVPEVRRALRDLLRHWGKPDAADVAELLASELVTNALIHTDHGAVVTATVAASTLRVEVRDFMAGLPVLRVPVGQLGTNGRGLVLVQSLADAWGVRTHGVGKVVWFELHERPA; translated from the coding sequence ATGACTGGGCGTCAGGGAGGGGCCGATCCTGCCGCAAGCGGGCATGGCCGGGAACCTGGGGCGGAAGGAGAACCGGAGAGCCGGCTGCACCGCCGATTAGGGTGCGCGGATCTTACGTCCGTTCCGGAAGTACGACGTGCGCTGCGGGACTTGCTGCGGCACTGGGGGAAACCGGACGCGGCAGATGTGGCGGAGCTGCTCGCGAGCGAGCTGGTGACCAATGCGCTGATCCATACCGATCACGGAGCGGTGGTCACGGCCACCGTCGCGGCTTCCACACTCCGTGTGGAGGTACGGGATTTCATGGCCGGACTGCCTGTGCTGCGTGTACCGGTCGGCCAACTCGGCACGAACGGCAGGGGACTCGTCCTGGTGCAGAGCCTCGCCGACGCGTGGGGTGTACGGACACACGGTGTGGGCAAGGTGGTCTGGTTCGAGCTGCACGAAAGGCCGGCCTGA
- a CDS encoding (2Fe-2S)-binding protein, producing MTVPALLPALTSPVEDAYARLAEVYPGLRVRELMDDEQAPSDAGWVGADELAAGGPALDDFLAWDNAQVLRDYGQQARPDVIAGFGLHRYAWPACLLITVPWFLHRRVPRVPVEDVAFQRMAGQMTVRVREFACLPDDPAAQLPGARVVQDEEALRAEVRSAVAEHIGPVLDGFRPRMRRGRRALWGMATDEIAESLWYIAHLLGEERRAVLELERLLPGNTEPYVGTAGFRELTGPNGEQLPTRDRAGCCLFYTLRPEDTCVTCPRTCDADRVRKLQPSA from the coding sequence ATGACCGTTCCCGCTCTGCTGCCCGCCCTCACCTCACCCGTCGAGGACGCGTATGCCCGCCTGGCCGAGGTCTACCCCGGGCTGCGTGTACGGGAGCTCATGGACGACGAGCAGGCCCCGTCCGACGCCGGCTGGGTGGGCGCGGACGAGCTCGCGGCCGGTGGGCCCGCGCTCGACGACTTCCTCGCCTGGGACAACGCACAGGTCCTGCGGGACTACGGGCAGCAGGCCCGCCCCGATGTGATCGCCGGCTTCGGTCTGCACCGTTACGCCTGGCCGGCCTGTCTGCTGATCACGGTTCCCTGGTTTCTGCACCGCCGGGTGCCACGGGTGCCCGTCGAGGATGTCGCCTTCCAGCGCATGGCGGGGCAGATGACGGTACGGGTGAGGGAATTCGCCTGCCTGCCGGACGACCCCGCCGCGCAGCTGCCCGGCGCCCGTGTCGTACAGGACGAGGAAGCGCTCCGTGCCGAGGTGCGCTCCGCCGTCGCCGAGCACATCGGGCCCGTCCTGGACGGCTTCCGGCCGCGGATGCGGCGCGGCAGGCGTGCGCTGTGGGGCATGGCGACCGACGAGATCGCCGAGAGCCTCTGGTACATCGCGCATCTGCTCGGCGAGGAACGGCGTGCCGTACTGGAGCTCGAGCGGCTGCTGCCGGGCAACACCGAGCCGTACGTCGGCACCGCCGGCTTCCGTGAGCTCACCGGCCCGAACGGCGAGCAGCTGCCGACCCGTGACCGGGCCGGCTGCTGCCTCTTCTACACGCTCCGGCCCGAGGACACCTGCGTCACCTGTCCGCGTACGTGCGACGCCGACCGCGTGAGGAAGCTCCAGCCGAGCGCCTGA
- a CDS encoding FAD binding domain-containing protein produces MDFLRPASWEEALAAKAEHPTAVPIAGGTDVMVEINFDHRRPEYLLDLNRIGELCEWEVGEDTVRLGASVPYTQIMENLRAELPGLALASHTVASPQIRNRGGVGGNLGTASPAGDAHPALLAAGAEVEVESVRGSRRIPIDEFYTGVKRNALAADELIRAVHIEKADGPQQYSKVGTRNAMVIAVCAFGLALHPQTRTVRTGIGSAAPTPVRAKAAEEFLNAALEEGGFWDSRKIITPSIAKQFAELASGGCNPIDDVRGTASYRRHAVGIMARRTLGWTWEAYRGNAHGTKGGAQCA; encoded by the coding sequence ATGGACTTCCTTCGCCCCGCCAGCTGGGAGGAGGCGCTCGCCGCCAAGGCCGAGCACCCTACCGCTGTACCCATTGCGGGCGGCACCGATGTGATGGTCGAGATCAACTTCGACCACCGCCGGCCGGAGTACCTCCTGGACCTGAACCGCATCGGCGAGCTGTGCGAGTGGGAGGTCGGCGAGGACACCGTTCGACTGGGCGCCTCCGTTCCGTACACCCAGATCATGGAGAACCTCCGGGCCGAACTGCCCGGACTGGCACTGGCGTCGCACACGGTCGCATCGCCCCAGATCCGCAACCGCGGCGGCGTCGGCGGCAACCTCGGCACCGCGTCCCCGGCCGGCGACGCCCACCCGGCGCTGCTCGCCGCGGGCGCCGAGGTCGAGGTCGAGTCGGTACGCGGCAGCCGCCGCATCCCGATCGACGAGTTCTACACCGGCGTCAAGCGCAATGCGCTGGCGGCGGACGAGCTGATCCGGGCCGTCCACATCGAGAAGGCCGACGGACCGCAGCAGTACTCGAAGGTGGGCACCCGCAACGCGATGGTGATCGCGGTCTGCGCCTTCGGTCTGGCCCTGCACCCTCAGACCCGCACGGTGCGCACCGGCATCGGCTCCGCCGCCCCGACCCCGGTCCGGGCGAAGGCGGCCGAGGAATTCCTGAACGCCGCGCTGGAGGAGGGCGGCTTCTGGGACAGCAGGAAGATCATCACCCCGTCGATCGCCAAGCAGTTCGCGGAGCTCGCCTCCGGCGGCTGCAACCCGATCGACGACGTGCGGGGCACCGCGAGCTACCGCCGTCACGCGGTCGGCATCATG